Proteins from one Hoplias malabaricus isolate fHopMal1 chromosome 2, fHopMal1.hap1, whole genome shotgun sequence genomic window:
- the lig4 gene encoding DNA ligase 4, which yields MEGTSKSDAVKEGASNNDATPQTSKSDATSVAAQVPFLHLCTVLEKIQKAKLRPDKAKVLKEFIDSWRKFHTALHKDNLNTADSFYPAMRLIVPPFERERMAYGIKENMLAKLYIEVLGLPKNGPEANKLLNYRAPTTSHVEAGDFALTAYFVLKKRCTGQGKLSIKEVNDFLDSVAVNNASKQKDLVKKSLLHLITQSSALEQKWLIRMILKDMKLGISKETVLQVFHPDAAELYNVTTDLDKVCRQLHDPSISLNEVSICLFSAFKPMLAGVANIRQVEKQMGHQPFYIETKLDGERIQLHKDGDVYKYYSRNSYDYTQQFGASPLEGSLTPYVHNVFKSHVVNCILDGEMMAYNPTAETFMQKGSKFDIKRLMDDSEVQTCFCVFDVLLVNDQKFGNEPLKKRYDTLQTVFTPIKGRIQLVPKTEAKTMQEVVNALNEAIDDREEGIMVKDPMSIYKPDKRGEGWLKIKPEYVDGLMDELDLLIVGGYWGKGKRSGMLSHFLCAVAETPAPGEKPTVFHTVCRIGSGYTMKELYELGLKLAKYWKVYRKNDPPAAILCGTEKPEVYIEPRNSVIIQVKAAEIVTSDMYKTNCTLRFPRIERIREDKEWHQCTTLDDLSQYRTKASGKLASRHLHILEDQPDKKRRKLGPKPKKTIGVIHHFKSQDLSAVTKETDMFEDVEFCVMNGNDTHSKAELEKAVARCGGIVVQNPGKDTYCVIAGMENMRVKNLVSSDQHDVVWASWLLECLERKQVLPWQPRHMIHMAPSTREHFAKEYDPYGDSYFINTDEQQLRDVFNRIGPAEVDETLVASVEEKYGWDDLPTSMFRPYCAYFDRCTDINDSESIIRGTCLDFRALEFRFHGGTVVESLEEGISHVVAAEDARLLNLRTLRRLFTKKFKIVTESWVTDSIKAGHILNDNEYLM from the coding sequence ATGGAGGGAACATCTAAAAGTGATGCCGTGAAGGAGGGAGCGTCCAACAATGATGCGACACCTCAAACTTCCAAAAGCGATGCTACATCAGTTGCAGCTCAAGTGCCATTTCTTCACCTTTGCACAGTTCTCGAGAAGATCCAAAAAGCCAAACTTAGACCTGATAAAGCCAAAGTCCTAAAAGAGTTCATAGATTCGTGGAGAAAGTTTCACACAGCCCTTCACAAGGATAATCTCAACACTGCAGACTCGTTCTACCCAGCCATGCGTTTAATCGTGCCGCCGTTTGAAAGGGAAAGGATGGCCTATGGTATCAAAGAAAACATGTTGGCCAAACTCTACATTGAAGTTTTGGGTTTACCAAAAAACGGCCCAGAAGCAAACAAACTTCTGAATTACAGAGCACCCACCACGTCCCATGTGGAGGCAGGAGACTTTGCCCTTACAGCTTACTTTGTTCTCAAAAAGAGATGCACTGGCCAGGGTAAACTAAGCATCAAAGAGGTCAATGATTTTTTAGACTCTGTAGCTGTGAATAATGCTAGCAAACAGAAAGACCTTGTGAAGAAAAGCCTTTTACATCTGATTACACAGAGCTCTGCCCTGGAGCAGAAGTGGCTCATTCGTATGATCCTGAAGGATATGAAGCTTGGCATTAGCAAGGAGACAGTGCTGCAGGTTTTTCATCCAGATGCTGCAGAACTCTACAATGTCACCACAGACTTGGATAAAGTGTGTAGACAACTACACGATCCCTCTATTTCCTTGAATGAGGTGTCCATCTGCCTCTTTTCTGCCTTCAAACCAATGCTGGCGGGTGTAGCCAATATCCGGCAAGTAGAGAAACAGATGGGGCACCAGCCTTTTTACATCGAAACCAAGCTGGATGGTGAGCGAATTCAGCTTCACAAAGATGGAGATGTTTACAAGTATTACTCACGCAACTCATATGATTACACACAGCAGTTTGGGGCCTCACCACTAGAGGGCTCCCTCACACCATACGTCCACAATGTCTTCAAGTCTCATGTAGTCAACTGCATCTTAGATGGCGAGATGATGGCGTACAATCCCACTGCTGAGACCTTCATGCAAAAAGGCAGCAAGTTTGACATCAAAAGGCTGATGGACGACTCCGAAGTGCAGACGTGTTTCTGCGTCTTTGACGTCCTGCTCGTCAACGACCAGAAGTTTGGAAACGAGCCTCTCAAGAAGCGCTATGACACTCTGCAGACTGTGTTCACACCCATCAAAGGCCGGATCCAGCTGGTGCCCAAAACTGAAGCCAAAACCATGCAGGAAGTCGTGAATGCACTTAATGAAGCCATCGACGACCGTGAAGAAGGGATCATGGTCAAAGACCCCATGTCCATCTACAAGCCAGACAAACGGGGTGAAGGGTGGCTGAAGATCAAACCCGAGTATGTGGATGGTCTGATGGATGAGCTGGATTTGCTGATAGTGGGAGGCTACTGGGGGAAAGGTAAACGGAGTGGAATGTTGTCCCACTTTCTGTGTGCTGTTGCTGAAACTCCAGCTCCCGGAGAGAAGCCTACAGTGTTTCACACCGTATGCCGCATTGGGTCAGGCTACACCATGAAGGAGCTGTATGAACTGGGCCTGAAATTGGCCAAATATTGGAAAGTTTACCGCAAAAATGATCCTCCAGCTGCCATTCTGTGTGGAACGGAGAAGCCCGAAGTTTACATCGAGCCAAGGAACTCTGTAATCATCCAAGTGAAAGCTGCTGAGATAGTAACCAGTGACATGTATAAGACTAACTGTACCCTGCGTTTCCCTCGCATTGAAAGGATCAGAGAGGACAAAGAATGGCATCAATGCACGACCTTGGATGATCTAAGTCAGTACCGTACCAAGGCCTCTGGTAAGCTGGCATCCAGGCATCTACACATCCTGGAAGACCAGCCGGATAAGAAGAGACGTAAGCTCGGACCTAAGCCAAAGAAGACCATCGGTGTCATCCACCACTTCAAATCTCAAGACCTCTCTGCAGTCACCAAGGAGACGGACATGTTTGAAGATGTGGAGTTCTGTGTGATGAATGGAAATGACACCCATTCCAAGGCAGAGCTTGAGAAGGCTGTTGCCCGTTGTGGAGGCATCGTGGTGCAGAACCCTGGGAAGGACACGTACTGCGTCATCGCTGGGATGGAGAACATGAGGGTGAAGAACCTCGTCTCTTCTGACCAACATGACGTGGTATGGGCTTCGTGGCTGCTGGAATGTCTGGAAAGGAAACAGGTGCTGCCTTGGCAGCCACGCCACATGATTCACATGGCGCCATCCACGAGAGAACATTTTGCAAAAGAGTATGATCCCTATGGAGACAGTTACTTCATCAACACAGATGAGCAGCAGCTGAGGGACGTCTTTAACAGGATCGGACCTGCTGAAGTGGACGAGACCCTTGTAGCTTCGGTGGAGGAGAAGTACGGCTGGGATGACTTGCCTACAAGCATGTTCAGACCGTATTGTGCCTACTTTGATCGGTGTACTGACATCAACGACTCAGAAAGCATCATTCGGGGTACATGCCTAGACTTTAGGGCTTTGGAGTTCCGCTTCCATGGAGGCACAGTGGTAGAAAGCCTTGAAGAAGGCATTTCACATGTAGTCGCAGCAGAGGACGCAAGACTATTAAACCTTAGGACTCTGAGACGTCTGTTTACCAAGAAGTTCAAGATTGTTACTGAATCATGGGTGACTGATTCCATTAAAGCAGGACACATACTGAATGATAATGAATACCTCATGTGA